GAATGGGATATTGTCTTTAATGATGTACTCACTTCTTATAAGTATTCACCGATTAACTTTGTAGATACATATCATAAGATGGCCAACTTAAATAAGGCCAAGAGAAGTACTGTTTTAAAAACAAACGATGAACACAATAAGGCGGCCTTCACAAATCTCTCTCAAATTAGAAAAGGAGATAGTGAAACAGAGCAAGAAGCTAAAAAGATAATTGGGATCCAAATTACTGCATCTGCAAATAGAAAAGAGTTAAGTAGAAATGAACTTATCTCATTAATTGATGAAATCGCAGCTGATGAACGTTACTGCCCAGTTCTACTCATGGCCCCAACGGAAAGAGAAAGAGAAATCGTAAGATCTATCAACTCAGAGTTTAATGATAGTCTCATCTCAATCGAAGCTGACTTTTTAGCTTTAAACTCTGTGCTTATGAACCTCGATCTCCTTATTACTCCAGACACTGCCGTAAAGCATGCTGCAGATCTTCTCAACACACCAACGATAGAACTTTCACTAGCAGAGGCTCCTCTCTTTAAACAGGGAGCAACTAATGAAGACTCGATCATCATATCCAAAAGAGTTGATCACAGATATTTTACAATAAAAGAGTGGAACGATCATAAAGAACATCAGTATCAAGCAATCAAGCATACAGATATTTTAATGGCCGTAGAATTCTTATTGGAAGGTAAACTTCTCGATAACCAGGCCTTAAGTTCAGATATCACTGTTTATCAACCTGTTGCTGATAAACTTGGAACTCGCCTAGAAGCCATTGCAGGGTTTAAGAATCCTTCAATTGAAATCAACAGACTATTAGGAAGACAATTCATCAATCATTTCTTCGGTCAAGGAGAGGACAACACAATTTTTTCTAGTGCTTCTCTATTTTCGAAAGAGGATACAACTATTTGGTTAAATGAATCGAAAGAACTTCTTACAGATTTCACAAAAGATCTTTTAGGTACTCTACGCTCTCTTTTACAGTCGAAAGATAATTCGAGAGAAGAGTTCGTTGGTAACCTCGCAGGACTTCTCGACTACTGTGAAGGACTCAATATCGCTTCAATTCCAGCAATTATTTTTAGAGCTCGTCTTGAAGTTTTAAATACTCAAGATCTAGATTCGAGCATAAAAGAAATAGAAGGTCTTCTCTATGAATTAAAGGGCGACCTTCAAAAACTACATAAAACAATTAAGTCTTTTGAAGATTTCATTTTTACAAAAGGCAAAGAAGACAGAATGTTTTCTCGACGCGGACCTTCTGCGACGATTTAGAATACATTTAAACAAACCAAGGATGGTTTATGAGCAGTAATAATTTCAGGGAAGAAATTTTTGAAGCTCTTGAAGAAGTTAAGCACTCGCTAAACGAAAAGCAAGAGATAAACGAGAAGCATCTTGAAGTTCTTTTATTAACTTCTCTTCTTGAGGAGGAATCAAAATGAACGCAAAAGTCGTTTCTACACCTCCTCAAGAAATAAAAAAGAGAATGACATTAATTCAACTCACTCGAGTTGGAGATCTAGTTCAAACTTTTCAAATGGCAAGACTTCTCAAAGAAGAACATCCTGAAATCGAACTAACTCTTGTTGCCAGAAAGCAGTATGCGAATCCTCTCAAATTTCTACTAGTAAATGTATTCGATGATATCATTCTTCTAGATACTGATAAGATTTTTAGATCACATGAATCTATTACACTAGATAAATGTAAGAGTGAGCTACGTAAGTTCCTACTTAGAGTTAATCAGCACCCTGCCAGTGTTAGTATTAATCTATCTTTTTGTAAGACTTCAAGCTATCTTCATTCCCTAATACACTCTGAATTTAAAGTAGGGCCATATTATGACCTGACGGCTCAAAAAGTGATCAAAGATAAGTGGAGCCAATATCTATACTCCACTGTTATGAGAGGAGATCTCAATCCGTATAACCTGGTTGATCTTTTCAAAAATATTGTCGGTGTTAAGTCGATCAAATCAGTTGAAGTTAAGCATCAAAAGCGTCGCCATATCGTTCTTCACCCTTTTGCTTCTCAAGAGAGAAAGCGATGGAAGAATTCGAAATGGAGTGAAGTCGTTTACAAACTTCTTAAAGATAATAGAGATCTTAAAATAACGATTGTTGGAGCAAAATCAGACTTAATTGATTGTGACGATATTCTCAACACACCTCTACTAGCAAGCTTTCTTGGTCAAATTGAAAATAAAGTTGGTAAAACAAATATTGAGGAAGTTTACAACCTATTAGATGACAAAACTTTATTTGTTGGCCATGATTCGGCCATTAGCCATCTCGCGGCAACAAGAGGAACACAATCTCTTACTATTGCCCTTGGAAATGCGAGAGCTCAAGAAACGGCTCCTTATGCTGACGGTAACTATGTTCTTGCTCCTAAGACAAAGTGTTATCCATGTTTTCCGGATGTAAGTTGTTCATATTATCAGTGTCATGCTGATATACCTTATCAAGTAGTTATTTGTGCAATTACAAACCTATTAGATGGAAAAGAACTAGAGGAACAAACTCTATTAGAGGGAACATCTCACTTTCAACTAAATGGTGTTGAACTATTCAAGACTAGGACAAATGCAAATGGACATCAAAGAGTCGAAAGAGTAATCAAGCACAGCCTGAATTCGAAAGAAGCAATGAGAGATATTTATACGATTGCTTGGCAATTTTTATTCAATGAAGCAGAAGAAGATGCATCATTTCCAGAATTATCAGCTAATGCTTATGCAGAACTCAAAAATGATATTTCTGGAGTAAAGCACTGTTATGAACTCTGTGAATTTGGAAAAAAATATTCACGATACATATTAGAAGAGATTTCTTCTAAAACCCCAGATCTTGCACAAATCAAATCTTACTCTGCAAAGATTGATGAAATAGATGGGCTATTTGAAATCGTGAAGAACACGTTCTCACGTTTACACCCTGTTCTAGACTTCCTAACAATAAGCAAGTCTAATTTGCATGGTTCAAATATTGTAGAGCTATCGGAATCTTCATTTCTTACTTACAATGACTCTTCTATGCTTTTGAGTTTAATTTTTGATCTAATTAATAAGACGGTAACGGAATACGAGAAAACTAATATTAAAACATCGACAAAGGAATTGCGATGACAATGATTTCTGTCAACAATCAAATCATTGACCACAAAATCAATGATAAAAAAACAGTGCACGAAATAATGGACTACATCCTAGACAATCATGCAGGATCTGAAGAAGTTGTAACTTCGATTACGATCAATGGTAAAGAGTTAACTCCTGAGGAGGAGAATACTTGTCTTGATATAGAGTTCTCATCATTCAATCATATCAACTTCAAGTTGCAATCTTCACTAGAGATGGCCTATATGTCTTTAGACTCTTGTTCGGGATATATTGATAATGTTATTGCACAAATTCATACAACATTGAAGTTGTACAATGAGAATAAGATCGATCAGGCAAATGTAAACTTCTCAGAAGTCATCGAGATCATGGATCTTTTTATTCAATTAATGGCGCGTATTCATAAGAACATCAAAAGAGCTCACCCAAGCTACTTTGTTGATAACAAAACGCTTCAATCTTTAGAAATACACCTTCTTTCTATTATGAAGGCCCTTGTTCCAGCGAAGGAAAAGAACGATATTATCATGTTAAGCGACTTGCTAGAATATGAACTTATCGATAACCTAACTCAATGGAAAATAAAGGCCATACCGGAACTCAAAAAGACAAGAGAAGTTTAGTAATAGATGAAGAGTCGAAAGACTCTTCATCATCTTTTTTCTCATATATAGAATCAGAAATTCTTTTAGTTCAAAATAATATTCAAGATACAAGTGTTTCAATTAAATCTTCTGATTATTCTCATTTAATTTCTTTACTTAAAAAAGGAACTTTCACATCAGAGAACTTACCTCTCAGTATGAAAGATATGATGAGAACAATTGACCAAACAAGAAAATCTCAGTCCTTAAAGGAATTTTTTCTAACGATCTTCAATGCTCCTATTTTTAAAAATGTAAGCCAACTACAATTTGTCATTCACAGACTAGGGAATAAGTCTGCTGATAGTTACACTGTGGGAGATGGCGTTATAAAAGGTAAGAAAGTTCCAATTGAGAAGTACAACTCGCTCTTTACAAGTATATCTAAAAGTAAATCTCATTCATTTGATCAAGGGACCCTTTTGTCTGGGATCATTGACTCTTCAGGCTTTTTTCTTGCTGATGCACAAAGACTAAGAGGTTCTAGTCTCATAATCGTTCTTTCTAACAATTCTTTTCTTCCTCCTGACATAAGCGAAATCAATAAATTAAAATTTCTAACGAGTGTCATTGTCGAAAGTTTTGAAAGACATATTAATCTTGAAACGACTCAGCGTCGAAAGGAATATGCACAAGAACTGATCAAAAATCTCCCTTTAGAAATCGACCTCTCTCAAGGAGATGCTAAGGGAAAGGATAGCTTCCAACAGGAAATCGATGGTCACCTTGTTACTCTTACGTTTCCTTCAGAAACTTCGGTAACAAATATTTATCATCATGAGAGAATTTCTCTTCTTGGAGATCTACTAAACACATTGCAACACGAGCTCTCAAATCCACTTTTTGGGCTTAATCTTTCAACTTCAATGCTTCTAATGGAAGAGTTCAATGAAGATGCTAAAGAGACGATTCAAGAGATCTCAGAGTCAATTAAGCGCTGTGAACAAATTATTAAAAGTTTCTCCCATCTTTATAAAGACAAGAGTACAAATACTAAGATCTCTCTCATAGGCTTAATTAAAGAGACTCTCATACTAGCAAAAAGTGAATCGAAGCAAATTCAAAAGAAGATTCACCACGAATTAGATGATAGCGACTTCTTAATTTCAACAAACCCTACATGGGTCTCTCAAATCCTTTTCAATCTCATTATTAATAGTTCACAAGCTTTAAATTCAACTGAAAGAAGGGACAAGCAAATCAATATTACACTGGAAAAGGACAATGATTATTTCATTGTTCAAGTTGAGGATAATGGGCCAGGTATTGCGAAACCTTTTATTGATAAAATATTTGATCCATTTTACACAACAAAGAAGACAGGAACAGGTCTTGGTCTTTCTATCTGTCAAAACCTAGCCAAAAAGCTCGGTGGTAAGTTAGAATTTATCCATAAAAGCAATGGAGCTTGTTTTAAACTAGTGATTAAAAATGAAGAAAATTCTACTTATTGAAGATGAACCTCTCATTCAAAAGTCTTTAAAAAAACTTTTGGAAAAAAAAGGTGCAGATGTCTCAATAGAGTCCTCAGGAAAAATGGCGATTGAACAAATCATAAACAAGGATTTTGATCGAATCATCTGTGATCTTATGCTTCAAGACATAACAGGCTTCGATGTCATTGAAGAATCCAAAAAGAAATTTTCTAAAGAAGAAATATCCGAAAAATTTATTATCATCACGGCCTATACATCTGAACAGACTCTCAATAAAGCTGAGTACTACGGATGTCGTTTACTAGGTAAACCTTTTGAAAATATAAATGAAGCTCTTAAGACATTTCTTGGAGAAAATTAATGAGTTCTAAAAAAGTTAAGCACGTTTCTATTATTTTAAAGCCAAGAGTTGTAAATGAATTCTCGACGATTTTGCCAAATCTTACAAAGTGGCTCATGCGTAGAAAAAAGACTATTTCATTTGCAACAACAGAATTAGAGCGCATAAAAAAAATATTTAAAAACGTTCCTAAGAATATTACATTTCTAAATGAAAAAGAAATCCATGAACAATCCGATCTTATTATTACTTTTGGTGGTGATGGTACATTCATTGGTCATGCTCGAAAATGTAAAAGAAATTCTCCACCAGTATTTGGTGTGAACATGGGACACTTGGGCTTTATTACTGAATTTGCTAAGCATGAATTTTATGACGGTCTCGAACATGCCATTAATGGAAAATTCGAAACGACAAAGCTTTGCCTCTACTCAGCTCAAATATTCAAGAAAGAAAAACTAATATCTAAAAGCTATTTTCTCAATGACGCCGTCATCAATAAGAATGATATTTCAAGAATGTTCACTGTTGAAGTCGAAGCCGATGATGAAAATATCTACAACTTAGCAGGTGATGGACTAATTATCAGTTCACCGATTGGCTCTACGGCCTATTCTCTTGCTGCTGGTGGCCCAATTATTCACCCATCAGTTAATAGCATGGCACTCACTCCAATCTGCGCCCACGCTCTAACTCATCGCCCAATGGTTATTTCTGATAGATCTAAGATTGTTGTAAAACCAACTAGTTCTAGCGAAGCCGTTACTTTAACACTTGATGGGCAAGAGGCTTTTGTTATAAAGAATGGTGAGCGAGTTGTGATTACAAAAAATACAGCACGCTATGTGAAAATTGTTAAAAACCCAGAGAGAACTTACTATCACACTCTCAAAGAAAAGTTTAAGCACGGTAGGCGAGATGGATAAAACACTAAAATTATCTCTTGAAACAGTATCAATTAAAAACTTTGCTACTTTTGAGGACCAAACGATTAATTTTTCAGGTGGTTTCAATTCAATAGTAGGTGAGACGGGTTCTGGTAAGAGTTTAATTTTAGATGCCATTCAGCTTCTTCTAGGTGCAAGGGCCGATAGAAAACTTGTTCGTAAAGATAGTGAATTTGCAACAATTGAAGCAACATTTATTGGGTCCTCTGAAAGTACAAATCGCTACTTCGATGATATTGGTTACCCAACAGAAGATGATATTACGATTAAAAGAGTCATTTATGCCAATGGTAAGTCTAAATCATTTTTGAATTATCAATCATGTCCACTTTCAGCTCTTCAAACGTTCTCGAAGAAGTTTATCGACCTTGTTGGACAATTCGAAAATCAAAAGCTTCTCTCAAATGATTATCAATTAATTCTTCTCGATTCATACGCGAATCTAAAAAATGATGTTGATAAATACCAAATATATTTTTCAAAATACAATGATCTACTTAACAAGAGAGACGAACTTCTCGAATTAAACGCAAGTAGAATACAACGAGAAGAATTTGTAAAATTTCAGATCAATGAAATTGAAAAACTCTCACCAGAAATTGGCGAGGAAGAAAATCTTATTTCTAAGAAAGAGAGTATTCTTAATTACGAAAAAAACATTAATGCTCTTCAAGTTATGTCAGAAATCATTTCAGATGGTGATACCAATATTTTGGCTTTGATCCATCAATGTAAGAATCTTTCGAGTCAGACAAGTCATGATTTTTCATCATTACTAGAAGAAATTAAGTCTAATGTAGAACAACTCTCTTATGAAGTTTCAAAAAACATAGACCAAGAACCACTAGATGAATCAATCGACGATATCATCGATCGTTTAGACCTATATCAAAAGCTAAAAAGAAAATTTGGTGGTTCGATTGAAGCAATTCTTGAAGAATATGAGAATTTAAGAAAAGAGTTAAATGAGCTCAATGAGAGTGAAATCAATTTACACAATATTTGTGCTCAAATAGAAGATACAAAAAATAAGGCCTATGCCTTGGCCCAAGAGATTCATGAAAAACGCTCAAAGGCGACAAGTAAGCTTTCCCAAGCTCTAACAAAAAGTGTGCGTCAACTTAAAATGGATGGTGCAACTTTTGATATTAAAATTCAAGAGTCACAAACAATGGGCCCAAGAGGAATTTCTTCTCTTATTTTTATGGCCGAAACAAATCCTGGCGAAGGTTACTTTGCCATAAAAGATATTGCTTCAGGTGGTGAGCTTTCTAGAATTCTTTTATCGTTAAGACAAATACTCTCTTCTAATGAATCTATATCTGTTTTCTTATTTGATGAAATTGATACAGGAGTCGGAGGTGAAACGGCACTAGCAATAGGTAAATCGCTTTATGAAGTTTCAAAAAATTCGCAAGTCATTGCCATTACTCACCTTCCACAAATCGCTAGTTTTTCTGACAAACTTATTCTCGTGTCAAAAAGTTCTCACAACAAAAGAACTATTTCCAAAGTAGAAGAGATTACAGGAAAGAACAAAAGGGAAGTTATCGAATTAATGGCGCCATTAAATTAGAGAAATGAACGTCACTTCATTTGATTTAATTTTAATACATTGCTTTTCAATTCTAGCGTAACCGCCATTTAGATAACGACATTGCTTTAGGATAACATCGTCTTTTACATGACTGTGGCCACAAATGAGAAAGTCATAATGTTCATCTTCGAGAACATTTAAAACAGATCTTCTAAACTTATCTTTTACATGAGAATCATCAGTAACTTGATATCTGGATTCATTTCTTTTTCGTGATGCACTCGATGCATTTTTTCCAATTAAATTTAATAGGGAATAAGGCATTATATAATTAGCAACACATCTCATAAGAGGATTATTAACGATCTTCTTGTATCGCTGGTAATTTGGGTTTTCTATCTCAATATCATCACCATGTGAAATGTGATATTTCTTTCCAGCAATTTCTTTAACTAAAATACCTCTAACAACGACAAGTGATCCTTCTTCAATTGCATGCTTCTTTTTAAACTTTTCAAATAGTTTTTCTAAATGAAAATCATGATTCCCTTCAAAGAAATAAACTTTTACTCCTATTGAAATTATGTCTTTCAATGTTTTAAAAAAATTAGAATAGTCTTCGAAATACTCTTCATGTCCGCCAATCATTAAATCAAAAATATCACCTAGAAGATAGACTTCATCTCCCCTTTGAAAGTCTTGGCGCAGAAAAAGAGTAAGTAATTGATCACCGAAATCATTAGGTTGTTTTACATGGACGTCTGAAATGAAATATAAACTCATGATAAATCGCTCATTAATTTTCCAATAGAGACCATCAACTTTTCGATCTCAGGCTTCATTGAAGCATATTTCTCGGAAAACATGAACGATATTCTGTAAGCTCCATACATAAAACGATCATTTTTATAGGGAGGAATTTTTTGAACAGCAACAATTGTCGCTTCAATATCGATATTTCTTAGAGGAAATTTAATTTGGCCTTTCGATTTTTGACCTTCTTTCCATTTAAGATATGGCAGCTCCAACGTACCAAGAACAACTGAGAAACCACCTTCACTTATATCAAAGCACTCAAATTTCTTTCCACCAATAAGAAATTGAATTGAAAATAGAGGCTCAAATCTTGGAGTCTCTCTTCTTTCAAATCTTTTAATTTTTTTGGGGAATGATGTTCTTAGATTTTTTTCTTCGAGCTTAATGAGATCAACTTCAAAAGCAACTTTAAAACGAGGAATAAAGACTTTTACAAGTCCTGAGCCCTTTATAAAATTTGTAATGACAGTGCTGAATTTTTTATCAAAATCAAAATGAAATTCTTTTCTATGAAGAGAGTGAGATCTTAATTTAACAGGTACCTTTATTAAGTTGCCGTTATTAAGATCCCACAAATAACCTTCACACTCTGCTCTAGTAATTTCATTAATGATTCCTTTATTATCCACTTTCGCTATCTCCATCCCAAAAGGCCTCTAAAAAACCTCCCTAACACGGGCAATGTCAGGGAGGTAAAATGGGCTTTCGGGAACAAGTAACATTGCCAACTACTCATTCCGAGTTTGAAAGGAGAAGGAAGGGTGGGCGCCCTTCCTAAACCTTATTTCTTAATTATCCTACTAGTCTTAGTGCTGAGTTTGGAATCCCGTTCGCTTGCGCTAAAGTCGAGATACCAGAGTTTTTGATTACGTTGTTCGAAGCTAGTTTTGCTGATTCCTCTGCTACGTCTACGTCTTCGATTACTGATCTTGCGCTTTCCTGATTCAGTGTTTGTACTTCAAGGTTTGATACAGTTGACTCAAGTCTTGACTGAATCGCACCAAGGTTCGCTCTAAATCCTGATACTTTTTCAATTGCTTCGTCCACTTGTGCCATAGAGTCTAGGGCACTATCTTTATCTGCAATTGAAGCACTCGCTACACCAATCGAATCAGCCGTGGCATTAGTTTCTCCAGCATCGAAA
This region of Halobacteriovorax sp. GB3 genomic DNA includes:
- a CDS encoding glycosyltransferase family 9 protein, yielding MNAKVVSTPPQEIKKRMTLIQLTRVGDLVQTFQMARLLKEEHPEIELTLVARKQYANPLKFLLVNVFDDIILLDTDKIFRSHESITLDKCKSELRKFLLRVNQHPASVSINLSFCKTSSYLHSLIHSEFKVGPYYDLTAQKVIKDKWSQYLYSTVMRGDLNPYNLVDLFKNIVGVKSIKSVEVKHQKRRHIVLHPFASQERKRWKNSKWSEVVYKLLKDNRDLKITIVGAKSDLIDCDDILNTPLLASFLGQIENKVGKTNIEEVYNLLDDKTLFVGHDSAISHLAATRGTQSLTIALGNARAQETAPYADGNYVLAPKTKCYPCFPDVSCSYYQCHADIPYQVVICAITNLLDGKELEEQTLLEGTSHFQLNGVELFKTRTNANGHQRVERVIKHSLNSKEAMRDIYTIAWQFLFNEAEEDASFPELSANAYAELKNDISGVKHCYELCEFGKKYSRYILEEISSKTPDLAQIKSYSAKIDEIDGLFEIVKNTFSRLHPVLDFLTISKSNLHGSNIVELSESSFLTYNDSSMLLSLIFDLINKTVTEYEKTNIKTSTKELR
- a CDS encoding PilZ domain-containing protein, which produces MDNKGIINEITRAECEGYLWDLNNGNLIKVPVKLRSHSLHRKEFHFDFDKKFSTVITNFIKGSGLVKVFIPRFKVAFEVDLIKLEEKNLRTSFPKKIKRFERRETPRFEPLFSIQFLIGGKKFECFDISEGGFSVVLGTLELPYLKWKEGQKSKGQIKFPLRNIDIEATIVAVQKIPPYKNDRFMYGAYRISFMFSEKYASMKPEIEKLMVSIGKLMSDLS
- a CDS encoding DNA repair protein RecN — its product is MDKTLKLSLETVSIKNFATFEDQTINFSGGFNSIVGETGSGKSLILDAIQLLLGARADRKLVRKDSEFATIEATFIGSSESTNRYFDDIGYPTEDDITIKRVIYANGKSKSFLNYQSCPLSALQTFSKKFIDLVGQFENQKLLSNDYQLILLDSYANLKNDVDKYQIYFSKYNDLLNKRDELLELNASRIQREEFVKFQINEIEKLSPEIGEEENLISKKESILNYEKNINALQVMSEIISDGDTNILALIHQCKNLSSQTSHDFSSLLEEIKSNVEQLSYEVSKNIDQEPLDESIDDIIDRLDLYQKLKRKFGGSIEAILEEYENLRKELNELNESEINLHNICAQIEDTKNKAYALAQEIHEKRSKATSKLSQALTKSVRQLKMDGATFDIKIQESQTMGPRGISSLIFMAETNPGEGYFAIKDIASGGELSRILLSLRQILSSNESISVFLFDEIDTGVGGETALAIGKSLYEVSKNSQVIAITHLPQIASFSDKLILVSKSSHNKRTISKVEEITGKNKREVIELMAPLN
- a CDS encoding response regulator; translation: MKKILLIEDEPLIQKSLKKLLEKKGADVSIESSGKMAIEQIINKDFDRIICDLMLQDITGFDVIEESKKKFSKEEISEKFIIITAYTSEQTLNKAEYYGCRLLGKPFENINEALKTFLGEN
- a CDS encoding NAD(+)/NADH kinase, with the protein product MSSKKVKHVSIILKPRVVNEFSTILPNLTKWLMRRKKTISFATTELERIKKIFKNVPKNITFLNEKEIHEQSDLIITFGGDGTFIGHARKCKRNSPPVFGVNMGHLGFITEFAKHEFYDGLEHAINGKFETTKLCLYSAQIFKKEKLISKSYFLNDAVINKNDISRMFTVEVEADDENIYNLAGDGLIISSPIGSTAYSLAAGGPIIHPSVNSMALTPICAHALTHRPMVISDRSKIVVKPTSSSEAVTLTLDGQEAFVIKNGERVVITKNTARYVKIVKNPERTYYHTLKEKFKHGRRDG
- a CDS encoding glycosyltransferase family 9 protein; protein product: MKNILIVNLKRFGDVFTTAHIVNSYVTENPNNKVSLLVFKEFERAAKNIANVDQVFTIDREKFLTFSKNKIFSNAFSLEKLFKDLQEIKSKDWDHVFNYSNDRVSTHLCSFFKPNATNTIGLTFSNTCSIEYSSEWDIVFNDVLTSYKYSPINFVDTYHKMANLNKAKRSTVLKTNDEHNKAAFTNLSQIRKGDSETEQEAKKIIGIQITASANRKELSRNELISLIDEIAADERYCPVLLMAPTEREREIVRSINSEFNDSLISIEADFLALNSVLMNLDLLITPDTAVKHAADLLNTPTIELSLAEAPLFKQGATNEDSIIISKRVDHRYFTIKEWNDHKEHQYQAIKHTDILMAVEFLLEGKLLDNQALSSDITVYQPVADKLGTRLEAIAGFKNPSIEINRLLGRQFINHFFGQGEDNTIFSSASLFSKEDTTIWLNESKELLTDFTKDLLGTLRSLLQSKDNSREEFVGNLAGLLDYCEGLNIASIPAIIFRARLEVLNTQDLDSSIKEIEGLLYELKGDLQKLHKTIKSFEDFIFTKGKEDRMFSRRGPSATI
- a CDS encoding UDP-2,3-diacylglucosamine diphosphatase — translated: MSLYFISDVHVKQPNDFGDQLLTLFLRQDFQRGDEVYLLGDIFDLMIGGHEEYFEDYSNFFKTLKDIISIGVKVYFFEGNHDFHLEKLFEKFKKKHAIEEGSLVVVRGILVKEIAGKKYHISHGDDIEIENPNYQRYKKIVNNPLMRCVANYIMPYSLLNLIGKNASSASRKRNESRYQVTDDSHVKDKFRRSVLNVLEDEHYDFLICGHSHVKDDVILKQCRYLNGGYARIEKQCIKIKSNEVTFISLI
- a CDS encoding sensor histidine kinase: MENKGHTGTQKDKRSLVIDEESKDSSSSFFSYIESEILLVQNNIQDTSVSIKSSDYSHLISLLKKGTFTSENLPLSMKDMMRTIDQTRKSQSLKEFFLTIFNAPIFKNVSQLQFVIHRLGNKSADSYTVGDGVIKGKKVPIEKYNSLFTSISKSKSHSFDQGTLLSGIIDSSGFFLADAQRLRGSSLIIVLSNNSFLPPDISEINKLKFLTSVIVESFERHINLETTQRRKEYAQELIKNLPLEIDLSQGDAKGKDSFQQEIDGHLVTLTFPSETSVTNIYHHERISLLGDLLNTLQHELSNPLFGLNLSTSMLLMEEFNEDAKETIQEISESIKRCEQIIKSFSHLYKDKSTNTKISLIGLIKETLILAKSESKQIQKKIHHELDDSDFLISTNPTWVSQILFNLIINSSQALNSTERRDKQINITLEKDNDYFIVQVEDNGPGIAKPFIDKIFDPFYTTKKTGTGLGLSICQNLAKKLGGKLEFIHKSNGACFKLVIKNEENSTY